The nucleotide window TAGTTTCACGGTGTTAAAGACTTCGCAAAACCCCGGTCGTCGCCGCGGTCTTGGCGCAGCGGCCGCTCGGCAGATCTTGGGTAAGGTATGACTGGCAAACAACTTAACCAAAGCCCTGGCGTTTGGCTCAAAGGGTGCCATTGAAACACCCACGACACTGGAAGTCACCCGAAGCAGGAACCCTATTGTGGAGGCAGGACATGCTTAATCGTAAGGGCTTTACTCTGATCGAGTTGTTGATCGTCGTCGTCATCATCGGCATTTTGGCGGCCATCGCGATCCCGAAGTTCGCGGCCACCAAGGACAAGGCCAAACTGGCCTCGGTCAAGACCGACATCCGGAACCTGATGACCGC belongs to Gemmatimonadota bacterium and includes:
- a CDS encoding prepilin-type N-terminal cleavage/methylation domain-containing protein, translating into MLNRKGFTLIELLIVVVIIGILAAIAIPKFAATKDKAKLASVKTDIRNLMTA